Proteins encoded together in one Olsenella timonensis window:
- a CDS encoding phosphotransferase, translated as MSLTKSEFEVLHVLAGTGERLTQGELAHRSSLSVDTVSSVVRTCEKSGLVTDGRLSEKGLRALEPYRVRNAVIMAAGLSSRFVPLSYERPKGMLRVRGEVLIERQIKQLLKRGISDITVVVGYKKEYFFYLAAKYGVKILVNSAFAEKNNSWTLWLARKQLGNTYVCSSDDYFTENPFERYVYKSYYASEYVSGPTDEWCLETDPDDRITGVDVGGRDSWVMLGQVYFDYDFSQRFVPLLEDAVTRPENDGKLWEAIYADNLPSLDMEIRRYPDGVIHEFDSLAELESFDPNFIENVDSEIFDNIVSVLGCSRDEIRDFYPMSQGLTNLSCHFAVGDHEYVYRHPGVGTEKFMNRVAETRANEAARQLGIDRTFIHEDERRGWKICHFVPGARTLDPTDDSQVRRAMELCRQFHESDTRIEETFDFFENGVEYERLLETHGPIDIPGYLELREKVTRLNALSASDGYEPCFSHNDYFSLNILFDREGEMNVIDWEYAGMSDPGNDFGTFVICSQYDEEQAERALAYYFGREPSFEERRHFWSRVVLGGWCWYVWALEKEAEGAGVGEWLYIYYSYAVNHVDRVLSWYEDGADA; from the coding sequence ATGTCCCTCACCAAGAGCGAGTTCGAGGTCCTCCACGTGCTGGCCGGAACCGGCGAGCGCCTGACGCAGGGAGAGCTCGCACACCGTAGCAGCCTGTCGGTCGACACCGTCAGCTCCGTCGTCCGCACCTGCGAGAAGTCGGGGCTCGTCACAGACGGCCGCCTCTCGGAGAAGGGCCTTCGAGCGCTTGAACCCTATCGAGTCCGCAACGCCGTCATCATGGCCGCGGGCCTCTCCAGCCGCTTCGTCCCGCTGTCGTACGAGCGTCCCAAGGGCATGCTCCGGGTCCGCGGCGAGGTTCTTATCGAGCGTCAGATCAAGCAGCTGCTCAAGCGCGGCATCTCGGATATCACCGTCGTGGTGGGCTACAAGAAGGAGTACTTCTTCTATCTTGCCGCCAAGTACGGCGTCAAGATCCTGGTGAACAGCGCGTTTGCCGAGAAGAACAACAGCTGGACGCTTTGGCTCGCGCGCAAGCAGCTGGGCAACACATATGTCTGCTCGTCCGACGACTACTTCACCGAGAACCCCTTCGAACGCTACGTCTACAAGTCGTACTACGCCTCTGAGTACGTCTCCGGACCGACCGACGAGTGGTGCCTCGAGACGGACCCGGACGACCGCATCACGGGAGTCGACGTAGGCGGCCGGGACTCCTGGGTCATGCTCGGTCAGGTCTACTTTGACTACGACTTCTCCCAACGCTTTGTCCCCCTGCTCGAGGACGCCGTCACCCGCCCGGAGAACGACGGAAAGCTCTGGGAGGCAATCTATGCCGACAACCTTCCCTCGCTCGACATGGAGATTCGTCGCTACCCCGACGGCGTCATCCATGAGTTTGACTCCCTTGCCGAGCTCGAGAGCTTCGACCCCAACTTCATTGAGAACGTCGACTCGGAAATCTTCGACAACATCGTGAGCGTGCTCGGCTGCTCGCGCGACGAGATTCGGGACTTCTATCCCATGAGCCAGGGACTCACGAACCTCTCGTGCCACTTTGCGGTGGGCGATCACGAGTACGTCTATCGCCATCCCGGGGTCGGAACCGAGAAGTTCATGAACCGAGTTGCCGAGACGCGGGCGAACGAGGCGGCGCGTCAGCTTGGGATAGACCGCACGTTCATCCACGAGGACGAGCGGAGAGGCTGGAAGATCTGCCACTTCGTCCCTGGCGCACGCACCCTTGACCCCACTGACGACAGCCAGGTCAGACGCGCCATGGAGCTGTGCCGTCAGTTTCATGAGTCAGACACTCGCATCGAGGAGACCTTTGACTTCTTTGAGAACGGAGTGGAATACGAGCGGCTCCTCGAGACGCATGGCCCCATAGACATCCCCGGCTACCTCGAGCTGCGCGAGAAGGTCACGCGCCTCAACGCGCTGTCCGCCTCAGACGGCTACGAGCCCTGCTTCAGCCACAACGATTACTTCTCTCTCAACATCCTCTTCGATCGTGAAGGGGAGATGAACGTCATCGACTGGGAGTACGCCGGCATGTCCGACCCGGGCAATGACTTTGGAACCTTCGTCATCTGCAGCCAGTATGACGAGGAGCAGGCGGAGCGGGCGCTCGCCTACTACTTTGGCCGAGAGCCCTCCTTTGAGGAGCGGCGACACTTCTGGTCGCGCGTGGTTCTCGGTGGATGGTGCTGGTACGTCTGGGCTCTCGAGAAGGAGGCCGAGGGCGCGGGAGTCGGCGAGTGGCTCTACATCTATTACAGCTACGCCGTCAATCACGTCGACCGGGTGCTGTCCTGGTACGAGGACGGCGCAGACGCCTAG
- a CDS encoding lipopolysaccharide biosynthesis protein: MREQKQLSIMQNMSWNMMGSLTGLVCQYLITVFVVRLSADFDSAGLYSLAMSINGIFSPIAQYGIYTYQTTDVRDENTLGEYVTFILGTNLVSLAFTFVYAALTCRPNALSIVLLYGVYKSCSIVLDILHSYNQKKRRMDINGISMALQGVASIVAFCAAFGITGDLSCALIAMTVGVVAVGVLYDLPATKRLTSISLGITPQKATLLFKACLPIVVANIAYGSIPSIPRQFLSSFQGDAALGIYASVAAPVAIVQAGATYIYNPLISYFAEYYVRRDKSGFVRLLKLTVVGIIVIGVVCVIGVALFAEPVLRLLYGQTVAEHTYLMYPLVVSSLSIGTLSFLNNLFVAMRTSKSMLVTNLVALVVTLGLSVPLIMSFDMNGVTYALIVSCLAGIVYASICIRVRLQGLERDT; the protein is encoded by the coding sequence GTGCGCGAACAGAAGCAGCTTTCAATAATGCAGAATATGTCCTGGAACATGATGGGATCGCTGACGGGCCTTGTGTGCCAGTACCTCATTACTGTCTTCGTTGTCAGACTGTCGGCTGATTTCGATTCGGCGGGCCTCTACTCACTCGCCATGTCTATCAACGGAATCTTTTCCCCTATTGCGCAGTACGGAATCTACACCTATCAGACCACTGACGTGAGAGACGAGAACACGCTCGGTGAGTACGTCACGTTCATTCTCGGCACCAATCTCGTCTCTCTTGCGTTTACGTTCGTCTACGCGGCGCTTACGTGTCGCCCTAATGCCTTGTCTATCGTCTTGCTTTACGGTGTCTACAAGAGCTGTTCCATCGTCCTCGACATACTTCACTCATACAACCAGAAGAAGCGCCGGATGGACATCAACGGGATATCCATGGCACTACAGGGCGTGGCTTCAATCGTCGCATTTTGCGCTGCCTTTGGAATCACGGGTGACCTTTCCTGTGCACTTATTGCTATGACCGTAGGTGTCGTGGCCGTTGGCGTTCTCTACGACCTGCCGGCAACCAAACGGCTGACCTCGATTTCCCTCGGAATTACGCCTCAGAAGGCGACGTTGCTGTTCAAGGCATGCTTGCCTATCGTTGTTGCGAATATTGCATATGGGTCCATTCCCTCGATTCCTAGGCAGTTTCTCTCGAGCTTTCAGGGGGACGCGGCGCTTGGAATATATGCGTCCGTTGCGGCCCCGGTTGCCATCGTGCAGGCTGGGGCGACATACATATACAATCCGCTCATTAGTTATTTTGCTGAATACTATGTCAGAAGGGATAAAAGCGGCTTCGTACGGCTCCTTAAGCTGACCGTGGTGGGAATAATCGTGATCGGGGTAGTCTGTGTGATTGGCGTTGCCCTGTTTGCGGAGCCGGTCCTACGCCTTCTCTACGGTCAAACGGTAGCTGAGCACACCTATTTGATGTACCCACTCGTCGTCTCCTCACTTTCGATCGGCACGCTCTCGTTTCTCAACAACCTTTTCGTTGCGATGCGCACGTCCAAGTCCATGCTCGTAACCAACCTCGTGGCTCTTGTCGTAACGTTGGGGCTTAGTGTGCCCCTCATCATGTCATTTGACATGAATGGCGTGACCTATGCGCTTATCGTTTCGTGCCTTGCCGGCATTGTGTACGCGTCTATCTGCATACGCGTCCGACTGCAAGGTCTTGAACGGGACACCTAA